Proteins encoded by one window of Lycium barbarum isolate Lr01 chromosome 11, ASM1917538v2, whole genome shotgun sequence:
- the LOC132619447 gene encoding uncharacterized protein LOC132619447 — MGQAHSGGGDKKASRFDSFRGPIRGEGHHDRVRHHPYSRPIQSSLQALADGSSGYNGHSSEQTSRGSYSRPLDRRGYSGSSMTVQQPMARGACFDCGETGHYARKCPRSRQGSRVQTSRPPAFPARGGGGHSSRGGLQSGRGGHQPSRGGHQSGRGSAQSVRGGSQAGSDGRGGT, encoded by the coding sequence ATGGGTCAGGCACATAGTGGGGGTGGCGACAAGAAAGCCAGTAGATTTGACAGTTTCAGAGGTCCTATTAGAGGTGAGGGACACCATGACAGGGTCCGTCATCATCCCTACAGCCGCCCCATCCAGTCATCACTACAGGCATTAGCAGATGGTTCTTCAGGTTATAACGGGCACAGTTCTGAGCAGACTTCCCGAGGTTCTTACTCTCGACCTTTAGATCGCAGAGGGTATTCTGGTTCTTCTATGACAGTTCAGCAGCCTATGGCCAGAGGAGCATGTTTTGACTGTGGTGAGACAGGGCATTACGCGAGAAAGTGTCCTAGATCCAGGCAGGGTTCCAGAGTTCAGACATCTAGGCCTCCAGCATTTCCAGCTAGAGGAGGAGGAGGACATTCTAGTAGAGGGGGTTTGCAGTCTGGCAGGGGTGGCCATCAGCCTAGCAGAGGTGGTCATCAGTCTGGTAGGGGCAGTGCTCAGTCAGTGAGAGGAGGATCTCAGGCAGGCTCTGATGGTCGTGGAGGCACATAG